Proteins encoded in a region of the Calonectris borealis unplaced genomic scaffold, bCalBor7.hap1.2 HAP1_SCAFFOLD_66, whole genome shotgun sequence genome:
- the LOC142076569 gene encoding olfactory receptor 14J1-like: MSNTSSITHFLLLAFADTRELQLLHFWLFLGIYLAALLGNGLIITAIACDHRLHTPMYFFLLNLSILDLGSISTTVPKSMASSLWHTRAISYLGCATQVFWFLFLVVAEYYILTIMAYDRYVAICQPLHYGTLLGSRTCVHMAAAVWISGFLTGLLHTANTFSLPLCKGNAVDQFFCEIPQILKLSCSHTYLREIGLIVVTLSLGFGFFIFIVVSYVQIFRAVLRIPSEQGQHKAFSTCIPHLAVVSLFVSTAMFAYLKPPSISSPSLDLVVTVLYSLVPPAVNPLIYSMRNQELKNALKNLIQSIVFQQQ; the protein is encoded by the coding sequence atgtccaacaccagctccatcacccacttcctcctcctggccttcgcagacacacgggagctgcagctcttgcacttctggctcttcctgggcatctacctggctgccctgctgggcaatggcctcatcatcaccgccatagcctgcgaccaccgcctccacacccccatgtacttcttcctcctcaacctctccatcctcgacctgggctccatctccaccactgttcccaaatccatggccagttCCCTCTGgcacaccagggccatctcctacttgggatgtgctactcaagtcttttggtttctctttttagttgtagcagagtactatattctcaccatcatggcctatgaccgctacgttgccatctgccaacccttgcactacgggaccctcctgggcagcagaacttgtgtccacatggcagcagctgtctggatcagtgggtttctcactggtctgctgcacactgccaatacattttcactgcccctctgcaagggcaatgctgtggaccagttcttctgtgaaatcccccagatcctcaagctctcctgctcacacacctacctcagggaaatTGGGCTTATTGTGGTTACCCTTTcattaggatttgggttttttattttcattgtggtgtcctatgtgcagatcttcagggccgtgctgaggatcccctctgagcagggacagcacaaagccttttccacgtgcatccctcacctggctgtggtctccctgtttgtcagcactgccatgtttgcctacctgaagcccccctccatctcctccccatccttggatctggtggtgacagttctgtactcgttggtacctccagcagtgaaccccctcatctacagcatgaggaaccaggaactcaagaatgccctcaagaacctgattcaatccatagtatttcagcagcaataa